GCCCGGTGGTGGGCTGGCAGGAGCCGGCGCCGACCGATGTCATCACCCGGATCGCGCGCCGCTATCTCGGCGACGACGGCGACGCCTACCTGGAATCCGCGTCAGACGCGCCGACCGTACTGATCCGGATGCGCCCGGAACGCTGGTCCTCGATGGACTACTCGAAGGCTTAGGAGCTGAACAAAGCGACCGATGCCTCCGGGTCGCCGGCACGTACCAACGCCTCGCCGACCAGCACCACGTCGGCGCCCCAGCCGCGATATTGGCGCACGTCATCGACGGTTTCCACGCCGGACTCGGCGACCCGTACGACACCGTCGGGCAGCCGCGGCGCGAGCTTGCCGAACACCGCGCGGTCGACCTCCAGCGTCTTGAGGTCGCGCGCGTTGATGCCGATGAGCCGCGCACCGACCTCGACGGCGCGGTCGAGCTCCTCGTCGGTGTGCGCCTCGACCAGCGCGGTGAGGCCGAGATCGGTGGCCAGGCCGAGCAGCTCACCGAGCGCCGGACCGTCCAGGCAGGCGACCATCAGCAGGATCAGGTCGGCGCCATGCGCGCGGGTCTCCCACACCTGATACGGCGTGACGATGAAATCCTTGCGCAGCAACGGAATGTCGACCGCGGCGCGTACGGCGTCGAGGTCGGCGAGGCTGCCGCCGAAGCGACGCCGCTCGGTCAGCACACTGATCGCCGCGGCGCCGCCGGCGGCGTAACGCGAGGCGAGCTCGGCCGGGTCGGGGATGTCGGCCAGCGCGCCTTTGCTCGGACTGCGCCGCTTGACCTCGGCGATGATCGAGGTGCGCGGCGCCCCGAAGGCCGGCATCGGGTCGAGCGCCGGCGCACGGTCGGTGACCCTGGCCTGCAGCTCGGCCAGCGGCACGGCGCGCTGCCGCCGCACGAGGTCCTCGCGTACGCCTTCCAGGATGCCGTCCAACACCGTCATGCCGGCGACTCTACCCGCCGTACGGGTCGCGGCCGGCGAACGCTACTGACATTCGATGAGATGATCGGCAACCCGTTGCAACGCCGGCAGATCGATCACCGCGACCGATTTCAGCGCATAATGCCAACCATTCGTGCCGAGCACTTCGGCAAGGAGCGGCTCGATCGGAACGATCTGGCGCAGTCCCGGTGAGTCGACGACCTTCGCCGCCAGCCTTGCCAGTGCCTTGGCACGCGCGAACTCCTCGACGATGGCCGATGCCACCGCCTTGGCTTCGGCGGCGAGGCTTGACGCGCGGTGACGATCGCCTGCTGACGCGTACGACGCCGCCAGCTGCGCCAACGGACGTACGCGGCCGCCGACCGAGGTGATCTCCGGCAACAGTCGCTCGGCATCCTCGTACGCGCCGGCCGCCGCACGCGCGATCGCCACGGCCTCGGCCACAGTCGACCGCGTATCCGGGTCGGCGATCTTCGCTATCAGCTCGTCGCTTCGTTTCACCTTGTCCAGCGCCAAAACAAAGGCTGTCACGTCGCCTGGCGCCTCCTCCGCGAGCCGGAACAGGCTCTCGGCCAGCGCCTCGGCACGTTGGAGGTCACCGATGGCGATCCACACGGTCGCCACAGCGCCAAGTGCAAGTTCCGAGTAGAAGGGGCTCTCCACCTCGCGAGCCGCGTCTTCGGCGGCCACGGCCATGTCCGCCGCGCGGTCCAGTTGGCCGGCTTTCGCGAGAGCGAGCGCGACAGCCGTCATCGCGCCGGCACGGCGGCGGTCGGACACGCCGATGGACCGTACGATCCGTTGCGCGCGCTGATATCCGCCCGCCGTCGCGATCCGCGCGGCCACCGTCCCGAGAGCGGCGGCATGGCCGATCCGATTCGGCACCGACTCGGCGACTCGCTCCGCGCGGTCGACATCGCCGAGATCGAGCCAAACCTGGGCCGTACGCTCCAACGCGTCCGACTCGTCACGATCGCTCGCCGCGATCACGTGCTCCGTGTCGACCGCCAGCTGCGCGGCCTGCTCCGATTTTCCGGCAATGGCCGCCTGTCCCGCCACGACACTGAGCAGGTACGCGTCGTCCGCCGCGAGAGCCACCGCCCGGCTGATGTCGCCGGCCTCCGCGAGTGCGGCGACGATCGGCCGCCACGGCGTGCCGCGATCGGGATTTTGGTGTTTTTCCTGGCCATTCGAGTCGGTCAGATAGCCAGCCGCACCGAGAACGTCGCCCGCGGTCAACGCGGCCATTCTCCGCTCCAGCAGGGCGACCTCGTCCTCGCGGACCACGGTGGCCGCCATTTGCGCGGATGGTTCGGCCAATCCGGCCGCGGACAGCGCGACGGCCGCGCAGATCCTGGCCGGATCCTGAGCCCACGGATAGGGAAGCTCATCGATCGCCGCGGCCGCCGCGGCCGCCAGCTCACCGGCCTTCTCCGTGTCGCCACGCGCCGCCGAGACGATCGCCAGCGTGGCGAGCGTATAGACGGCGGCATAGGGATCGTCATAGTCCCTCGCCAACCGCTCGGCCTTTTTCGCCGTCCTGACCGCGAAGTCGGCATCGCCGACGACGACAAGGGCCGCCGCGACACCGGCCAGCGCGGCGGCCCTGCGATCGTTGCCAGGAATGCTGTCGGCGATCGCCAACGCCGGAGAGGTCTGGCCACGCAGCGCGAGCGTCGCCGGAAGGTCCCGTGAGACATGACGGTTGCGCTCGTACAACTCCTCGCGTGTGACCGCGATCGACAGCAGCGAGTGGAAGTCGGGATGTCGTTGCTGTGCAAGCAGATCGTAGGTCGTACTCAGCTCATTGAGGGCCGAGGCGTCGCCGCCGGTGTGCTCGCGCTTCCGATCGAGCCGCCGCCGATCCGTCACCAATGCCAGCAAACGCTCGATGTCGCCGGTCGTGGCGAGCATCCGCGAATAGCCGCGTAACAGATACGCCGGCGAGCCGGACGGCCAGCCGCGCTCGGCGTAGCGGTCGGCCCACGCGTGCAGCTGCGCGCGATATTTCTCAACCTCAGAGCCAAACTGTCGGACGGCGATCGCACGCAACGTCTCGTGCGCGAAAATGTAGACCAGCACCTCCGGCGACTGGTATGCGCGCGTGTCCAGGCTCCGGCCGAGCGGACCCTGCATGATCGCGCCGAGTGCGTACGGTGGCCGGCCGGTCAGTTGCTCCAGATCCCGGAACGTCAGGCCACCGCCGGAGGCGGTCATCAGGCCGAGCACGTCGCGCGCCAGCGGCTTGTTGCCGAAGACGCCGTGCAGCTCGGAGATCGCCTTGTTTTCCAGATATTGGGCGAACTGCCACCGGCTGAGCCGTCGCGGCGTCACCGCGCGGAGCGGATGGTCACCCGGCACGTCCGGCGGCAGGTCCGGATGCGGCCGGCTGGCCACCAGCACGCGCAGGCCGGGGATTTCCTTTCGTGGCAACAAAGAAGCGATGCTCGGCCGGTCGATGCCGCGACTGGTGTCCTCGTCGAGGCCATCGACGACGAGCAGCAGCCGGCGGTCGGTTTCGTACGCGCGGGTGGCAGCGGCGGTCAGCAGCCGCAACGCATGGCCGTGCCGCGCTTTGGACTCCAGCGCGGCCTGCGGCGACTCGCCGACCAAGGTCGCCAACTGCTCGATCAGCGCGTCGGTGTACGCGTCGCTGTCCGACTGGCCGGCGAACCGGCTGGTGATGAAGAACGAGACGGTGTCCACATTGGCCGGTGCGTGCAGCACGAACCACGACAACAGCGCGGACTTCCCCGCCCACGGTCCGGCCTGCCACCAGAAATACCGGTCGTCGCCGGCACAGAAGCGGACCAGCTCGGCCAGCTCGTCGACACGGTCGTCGAGCTGGTCGGGTGCGATGTGGTGAAGCTCGGCCTCGTACGCGCTGAGCGTCGCACGCTCACGGCTCGGCGGCACCGCGTCGGTCAGCGATCCCAGCGACAGCAACGCATTCGCGCGGTCGACGCGTGCCGCCGTCAGCCGGCCCGGACCATCGCTGCGGTGATGTTTCGCGACTATGCCGACGATCCGGTCGCCGACCCAGACCGCGGCGCCAGACATCCCCTCCCACGGCGACCCCTCCGACACGTCGGCCGGCGCCGGCACGGTCAGCTCCAGCGTGTCCTCGCGCCAGTTGGACAACACGGCGATCGAGCCGTGCGCGTGGCACGCGTCGCGATAGGCGGAGCCGTCCTCGAAACGCAGCTTCCACCGTGGAAAACCGACCGCCTGAGCGGCCAACACGGCCGGCCGTACGCCGATCCGACCGAACGCCACCGCCGGCACGTCCTCGTGGTCGATCCGGACCAGCGCGACGTCGTTCTCGGTTTCCCACGACCGCGCGGCGAACTCGCGCTGGCCAGGCAGATCCGGCTCGAACCGTACGCGCACCGACACCGCGTCGGCGAGCGCGTGCGCGGCGGTCAGGACCTCGCCGCCGCGGACGAGATAGCCAGAAGCGCGCCGCTCGCCATGCGCGTGCGACACGATCAGCTCGGCGACCCTGCTCCGGTCGAGCCCCAACGCCTCCTCCATCCTCGGTGGACACAGCTTATCCACCGAGGCACCGGGTCCGTCGGCCCATCGGGAGCGTACGAACGTGCGCCTCTCGCGCCGTACGGCCACCACTCTCTCTCCTGGCCCCTCCTGGCCCCTCTTGACCACTTGCCGACCACCGCAGCATTCACGGCCCTCACCCACCGCCGCACTTCTGCCGTCACCGCACAAATCACGGCATTCACCGACCGCCGCAGATCTGCCGCCACTGACCGCCGAACGACGCCATTCCCACGCCACCCACCGACCGCCGGGCAAACCTCGGCACGCGGCGAGCGCCACACCAATCACGGGACTCAACGAGCGACGCGGTTTCCGCGGCACTCAACGCCGAATGCCGCCATTCGCACGCCACCCACCGACCGCCGGGCAAACCCCGGCACTCGGCGAGCGCCACACCAATCCCGACACGCACCGACCGGCGCACTTCTGCCGCCACTGACCACCGAACGACGCCGTTCCCACGCCACCCACCGAGCGACGCACCAACCCCGGCACCCGGCGAGCGCCACACAACTCACGGCACCAACCGACCCCCGCACTTCCGCCGCCACCGACCACCCAACGACGCCATTCGTACGCCACTCACCGACCGCCGCACCAACCCCGGCACCCGTCGAGTGACGCGTTTTGGGCAGCGCTGAACGCTGAATGCTGACTTTTGTGCGGCGCTCGGCAAAGACGTCGCGGCTAGCGCACGTTGAGCCGGCCGTGCAGCGGAAGGTCCGCCGATGACGGACCGGCGAAGATGTCGCGTACGCCGGCACCGACCGCCCAGCTGTGACTCGTGGTGTCCCAGTATCGGAACCGAGCCGCATCCAGGTGGATCCGTAGCCGCCGCAGCTCGCCGGGCCGCAACGTCACCTTCTGATAGCCGGCCAACGACCGCACCGCCTGCGGCTCGGTCACGCGCGGACTCGGTCCGAGATAGACCTGCGGCACCGCGTCACCCGTGCGCGATCCAGTGTTGCGTACGGTCAGCCAGGCATCCGCACCACCGCGACCATCCGGCACCACCGCGAGACCGCCGTACGCGAAAGACGTGTACGTGAGGCCAAAGCCAAACGGAAACAGCGGCTTCACGCCATGCGCGTCATACCAGCGATACCCGACCTCGATCCCCTCCCCGTAATCGACCCGCTTGCCAACACCGGGATAGCGCCGCGGATCACCAGCCACCGGCGTTTGCTTTTCCGACAAAGGGAAAGTCTGGGTCAGTCGACCGCCTGGCGCGGCGTCGCCGAAGAGCAGCGCGGCGGTGGCCTCGCCACCTTGTTGGCCGGGGTAATACATGTCGAGCACCGACTTCACCTGACCGAGCCACGGCATCGCCACCGACGAGCCGGTGTTGAGCACCACGACCGTGCGCGGATTTGCCTTCGCCACCTCGGAAACCAGCTCGTCCTGATAGGTGGCCAGCGACAACGACGGGCGATCGAGTCCCTCGCTTTCGTCGTCGTACACGAAAACCACCGCGGTCGTCGCCCGTTTCGCGGCAGCCGCCGCTGACCTGATCAGTTGGCGCGTCTCGGCCGGCGTCACCAGACCGAGCCTCACCTTGTGTGGTCCGGTGATCGGGATGACGACGATCTTGTGCGGCCCCTTGGTCAGATGCGTCGGCAGCTCGCCGTCGCCGAGACCATATGCACCGGCGATCACGTTACGGTCGTCGACGATCAGCTGTACGAGCTGATCGGGCGCTGTCGCACCGATCGAGATCCGGTAGTCGCCGTCAACAGGGGCGGTCAAGGCGCCGGCATAGTACTGACCAGGCACGGTCACCGTGCCGTCGTCGGCGCTGTTCAACGGCGGATTCACAGCCGACGCCGGGATCGGTGTGCCAAAAAGATCGCCGCCTGGCGCGTACGTGACCGTGCGACCGCCGGCCCGCGCGCGGATCGTGTCGACGGGCGCGTTCGCGTGGTCAGGATTGCCTTTCCCGCTGCCACCACCGCTGACCTTCGGCGTTTTGGCGGTCGGGCCGATCACCGCGATCGACCCGTCGCCGCGCAGCGGCAGCGTGTTTGCCCGGTTTTTCAACAGGACCGCACCCTGTTCGGCGACCCGCTGAGCCACTCGCGCGGCGCCGGCCCGGTCCCGCGTCGGCCGCGGTTTGCCGTCCAGCAAGCCAAACCCGTCAAACTGCGTGAGGATGCGCGTCACCGCGGCGTCGACCGCCGACATCGGAACGGCCCCGTTGAGCACCGCGGCTTTCAGTTTGTCGGCCAGGAAAACACCCTCTGGCATCTCCATGTCCAGGCCCTTCACCAGTGAGTCGGTGGAGTGGGTGGCGTCCCAGTCCGACATGACCCAGCCGCGAAATCCCCACTGTTCCTTGAGGATCGTGCGCAGCAACGTGCTGTTTCCGCACGCCGGCTCGCCGTTGACCTGGTTGTACGCGCACATGACCGAGCCAGCACCGGCATCCACGGCGGCTTTGAATCCCGGCAGCTCGATCTCGTGCAACGCCTGCTCGCCGACCGTGACGTCGATCCCGTCGCGGTTGGCCTCCTGGTTGTTTTCGGCGTAATGCTTGACGGTCGCGATCATTCCCTGCGACTGCACACCTTGGACATGGCCGGCCACGGTGTTGGCCGAGACCAACGGATCTTCGCTGTACGACTCGAAATTGCGGCCACCGTACGGTTGCCGGATCACCCCGACCGTCGGTCCGAGCAACACGTCCATCTTCAACGCCCGGCCGTCGCGCCCGATCACCGCACCGTGCCGTTTTGCCAACGTCTGGTCGAAAGTCGAGGCCAGCATCACCGGCGCCGGCAGCGCGGTGGCGGTGGCACTGACCCGGATGCCGGCCGCGCCGTCGGCCATCCGCACCTCCGGAATGCCGAGCCGTGGCACACCAGGCAGATAGCCGGACTGGCCGAGGCTCCTCGGGTCGCCGATGCCGTGCAGGAACGACAGCTTCTCGTCCAGCGTCAGCTGCCTGACCAGGCTCGCGACGCGACCTGACGACACCGGTTGAGCGACCGGCAACAACGCCGCGATGGCGCCGAGAGCCACCACCGCGCGAAGAGTTGTCTGTTTCATCCGTCGATTGCAGCGCGGCGGAGACCGCGGTCACCAGATCAGAACGTCCGTGACTACCCGACTTTAGTTGCTATTTGGCAGAATGGAGGCATGGCCAGATTGACGCCGTCCAGCTATGAAAGCCTGGTCGACCGGCAGATCCGCGAGGCCGCCGAGCGCGGTGAGTTCGACGACCTGCCCGGCGCCGGCAAACCGTTGCCTGACCTCGACCAGCGCTACGACGCGATGTGGTGGGTCAAGGACAAGATGCGCCGCGAGCGGCTGTCCTATCTGCCGCCGACTCTGCAGCTGCGCAAGGATGTGGAGGACGCGCTGGACGCCGCGGCCAAGGCCGCCAGCGACCAGGAGGCGCGGCGCATCCTGGAGGCGGTCAACGTGAAGATCCGCGAGGCGATCCGCCGGCCACCGGAGGGTCCTCCACTGGATCTCGCGCCGATCGACATCGACCGGCGGCTGGCCGAGCTGCGTTAGGCCTTGCGGCCGACTCCGCTCAGCACCAGCTCGTACAACGGGTCGACCGGCTGGACCGTCGGCCCCTGCGGCCACCAGCGGTAGGGCGGCACCAGGCCGGGGTCGGCCAGCTCCAGGCCGGCGAACAGCGTGCGGATCTCGGCCTCGTCGCCGGGATGCAGCCGCAGCGCGCCGGGCGGCATCACCGCGTCGATCCGCTTGGCCAAGCCGCTCAGCTCGCTGCCGTCGTCCGGGTCGAAGACGTGGGTCATCGCGACGTACGACCCGCTGGCCAGCCGGTCCACATAGCCGGCCATGATCGCCTTCTTGTCCACGAAGGTCTCGACGTAGTCGATGGTGGCGACCTGGATCAGCGCGATCGGCTGGTCGAGCTCCAGGAAGCCGCGGATCGCCGGGTCGTCCAACAGCTCGTCCGGCCGGCGCAGGTCGCCTTCGACGAAGCGAGTGTTGTTCTCACCCTGCAGCAGCACGCGGCTGTGTACGACCACCGCCGGGTCGTTGTCGACGTAGACGACGCGTGCGTCCGGGTTGATGACCTGTGCGACCTGGTGGGTGTTCTGCATGGTCGGCAGGCCGGAGCCGCAGTCGAGGAACTGCGTGATGCCGCACTCGGCGGTGAGAAACCGTACGGCTCGCTGCGACCAGCGGCGCAGGTCCTTCGCCACGTCGCCGAGCTGTGGAGCCACCGAGAGCAGGGCGGCGACGGCCTGCCGGTCGACGTCGAAGTTGTCCTTGCCGCCAAGCAAATAGTCGTACGTACGCGCGTTGTTCGGCCGCCCCGTGTCGACCCGAAACGCGCCGTCCGCCATCCGCCCCCCAAAGTCACGTCCGAAACAGCCTACCTATCTGGTCAGTTCGCCGTGTAACCACCATCGACGTACAGAACGTGACCAGTCACGTACGACGATGCCTCGCTGGCGAGGAAAACCACCGGACCGCCGAGCTCCGCGGGCCGCCCGCGCCGGCCCATCGGCGTGAACGCCTCGATCTGGGCCTGTTTCGCCGGATCCGCGTGCGTGCCGGCGGCGTTTTCCATGATGTTGTCGAAATAACCCGGCGCGATCGCGTTCACCCGGATGCCGTAGGCGGCCCACTCGACCGCCATCGTGCGCACCAGCTGGTCGACTCCGCCTTTGCTGGCCGCGTACGGCGCCAGTCCGGGAATGCCGACCGCGCCGGCGATCGACGACGTCATCACGATCGAGCCGCCGCTGCCTTGCGCCATCAGCTGCCGCGCGGCGGACTGCGCGGTGTGGAAATAACCGCCGAGGTTGATCGCGATGATCTCGTCCCACTCGGTCCCGTCGTACGCCTCGGCCGGCTTGATGACGTCGACGCCGGCGTTGTTGACCAGCACGTCGAGCCGGCCGAAGCGATCGACCGCGAAGTCGATCAGCGACTGGCAGCTGCGCCGGTCTCTGCTGTCGTGCCACACCGCGGCCGTCGAGCCACCGATCTCGGTCGCGGCCTCGACCGCCTCCTGCTTGGAGATGCCGCTGACGACCACCGACGCGCCATGGGCGACGAGCGCCGCCGCCATCGCCTTGCCGAGTCCCCGACTGGAGCCGGTGACCACCGCGACCTTGCCGGTCAGATCGAACATCCACACCTCCGGATACGTTGCTGTATACATCACAGCTCAGGTCAGGCGGTCCATGATGATCTCCAACGCGTGCGCGACGTGCTGGCGTACCAACGCCTCGGCCTTCTCGCCGGCCCGGCGGCGGACCGCCGCCGCGATGACCACGTGCTCGTCGAGCGAGTCGGCGGCCTGGTCGTCGGAGTAGAGGCCGGCGATCCGCTGGTTGAAGTAGAACGTCTGGTTGTGCCGGATCGTCTCGATCAGCCGCGGATTGCCGCAGGCCGCCACGATCGTGCCGTGGAAGCGGTCGTTGACGCTGACCAGCAACTGCCGAGAGGCCGCCGCGGCCGCCTGCGCGTGCAACTGGTCGTCGATCAGCGCGCCGATGCCGTCCAGATCGGCGTCCGAAGCACGCTCGGCGGTCAGCCTGGTCGCGTACGCCTCCAACGCCAGCCGGATCTCGTAGATCTGCTGGATCTCCACCTTGCTGAACTCGCGTACCAGCCAGGCTCGCTGGTGGCGCACGATCAGGCCTTCGCTGCCGAGCCGGTGCAGCGCCTCGCGCACCGGCGTACGCGACGCGGCCAGCTCGGCGGCGATGTCGACTTCGACCAGCCGCTGGTTGGGCCGATAGTGACCGCGCAGGATGTCCTCGCGTACGCGCTGGTAGATGCCTTCGGCAAGGCGATCGGTCGGCGCCACCGCACCTCCAGGATGTATACCGCGCAGTATATCGGAGGCGAGACGTATTAATTGCGTAGTTCTGCCTAGAACTACCCTCCTTGTTCCTTCTCCGACCCCGGATGACAGTGGGGACCACCCCACCCCATCCGGAAGGAGAACAGCATGCAGCTGAGGAACCGCGGTGCGATCGTCGCGGCGGTGGCGCTCGCAGCCGGTGCTCTCGTCGGCGCGGCCGGTGCGCCGGCCGCCGCCTCCGTGCCGCTGACGACCCAGGCGCAGCTCGCGCAGGGGGCCGCCGCTGACCGCGTCTCCGACTCACTTGGGTCGAAGTCCGCCGGCTACTACCTCGACTCGACCGGTCGCGCGGTCGTCGGCGTGGTGGACTCCGCTTCCGCGTCCAAGGTGCGCGCCGCCGGCCTGTCCGCGAAGCAGGTCAAGTACACGTACTCGGCGCTGCTGAGCACCAAGACCACGCTGGACCAGCTGCGTAACGTGCCGCAGACCGCGTGGGGAATCGACCCGTCGCAGAACAAGGTCGTCGTCAAGATCCTCTCGGCCGCCACCCCCGCGGTCGCCAAGAAGGTCACCGACGCGGCCGCCAAGCTCGGCGACCGGGTCACGGTCGTGCACCAGCAGGGCCGCAACGAGCTCTACATCCGCGGCGGCGACGCTATCCAGAACGGCTCCGCACGCTGCTCGCTCGGCTTCAACGTGACCCGCAACGGCGAGCCGTTCATGCTCACCGCCGGCCACTGCACCAACCTCGGCGGCACCTGGAGCGGCGGCGACGTGTCCGGCGGTCAGGTCGTCGAGAGCGACTGCCCCGGCGCCGACTCCGGCCTGATCACCCGGCCCAACGGCACCGGCCCCGGCGAGGTCAACGACGGCACCCAGATCACCAGCGCCGCCAACCCGACCGTCGGCCAGTCGATGAAGAAGAGCGGCTCCACCACCGGCATCACCGAAGGCAACATCACCTCCGTCGACGAGTCCGTCAACTTCGACGTAGGCGTACTGGAGCACATGACCGGCGCGCAGCTGCACTCCGACCACGGAGACTCCGGCGGCACCGGCTACAGCGGCTCCGCGGGCCAGGGAACGCTGTCCGGTGGC
The nucleotide sequence above comes from Fodinicola acaciae. Encoded proteins:
- the trpC gene encoding indole-3-glycerol phosphate synthase TrpC — its product is MTVLDGILEGVREDLVRRQRAVPLAELQARVTDRAPALDPMPAFGAPRTSIIAEVKRRSPSKGALADIPDPAELASRYAAGGAAAISVLTERRRFGGSLADLDAVRAAVDIPLLRKDFIVTPYQVWETRAHGADLILLMVACLDGPALGELLGLATDLGLTALVEAHTDEELDRAVEVGARLIGINARDLKTLEVDRAVFGKLAPRLPDGVVRVAESGVETVDDVRQYRGWGADVVLVGEALVRAGDPEASVALFSS
- a CDS encoding trypsin-like peptidase domain-containing protein; translation: MEEALGLDRSRVAELIVSHAHGERRASGYLVRGGEVLTAAHALADAVSVRVRFEPDLPGQREFAARSWETENDVALVRIDHEDVPAVAFGRIGVRPAVLAAQAVGFPRWKLRFEDGSAYRDACHAHGSIAVLSNWREDTLELTVPAPADVSEGSPWEGMSGAAVWVGDRIVGIVAKHHRSDGPGRLTAARVDRANALLSLGSLTDAVPPSRERATLSAYEAELHHIAPDQLDDRVDELAELVRFCAGDDRYFWWQAGPWAGKSALLSWFVLHAPANVDTVSFFITSRFAGQSDSDAYTDALIEQLATLVGESPQAALESKARHGHALRLLTAAATRAYETDRRLLLVVDGLDEDTSRGIDRPSIASLLPRKEIPGLRVLVASRPHPDLPPDVPGDHPLRAVTPRRLSRWQFAQYLENKAISELHGVFGNKPLARDVLGLMTASGGGLTFRDLEQLTGRPPYALGAIMQGPLGRSLDTRAYQSPEVLVYIFAHETLRAIAVRQFGSEVEKYRAQLHAWADRYAERGWPSGSPAYLLRGYSRMLATTGDIERLLALVTDRRRLDRKREHTGGDASALNELSTTYDLLAQQRHPDFHSLLSIAVTREELYERNRHVSRDLPATLALRGQTSPALAIADSIPGNDRRAAALAGVAAALVVVGDADFAVRTAKKAERLARDYDDPYAAVYTLATLAIVSAARGDTEKAGELAAAAAAAIDELPYPWAQDPARICAAVALSAAGLAEPSAQMAATVVREDEVALLERRMAALTAGDVLGAAGYLTDSNGQEKHQNPDRGTPWRPIVAALAEAGDISRAVALAADDAYLLSVVAGQAAIAGKSEQAAQLAVDTEHVIAASDRDESDALERTAQVWLDLGDVDRAERVAESVPNRIGHAAALGTVAARIATAGGYQRAQRIVRSIGVSDRRRAGAMTAVALALAKAGQLDRAADMAVAAEDAAREVESPFYSELALGAVATVWIAIGDLQRAEALAESLFRLAEEAPGDVTAFVLALDKVKRSDELIAKIADPDTRSTVAEAVAIARAAAGAYEDAERLLPEITSVGGRVRPLAQLAASYASAGDRHRASSLAAEAKAVASAIVEEFARAKALARLAAKVVDSPGLRQIVPIEPLLAEVLGTNGWHYALKSVAVIDLPALQRVADHLIECQ
- a CDS encoding beta-glucosidase family protein, whose amino-acid sequence is MKQTTLRAVVALGAIAALLPVAQPVSSGRVASLVRQLTLDEKLSFLHGIGDPRSLGQSGYLPGVPRLGIPEVRMADGAAGIRVSATATALPAPVMLASTFDQTLAKRHGAVIGRDGRALKMDVLLGPTVGVIRQPYGGRNFESYSEDPLVSANTVAGHVQGVQSQGMIATVKHYAENNQEANRDGIDVTVGEQALHEIELPGFKAAVDAGAGSVMCAYNQVNGEPACGNSTLLRTILKEQWGFRGWVMSDWDATHSTDSLVKGLDMEMPEGVFLADKLKAAVLNGAVPMSAVDAAVTRILTQFDGFGLLDGKPRPTRDRAGAARVAQRVAEQGAVLLKNRANTLPLRGDGSIAVIGPTAKTPKVSGGGSGKGNPDHANAPVDTIRARAGGRTVTYAPGGDLFGTPIPASAVNPPLNSADDGTVTVPGQYYAGALTAPVDGDYRISIGATAPDQLVQLIVDDRNVIAGAYGLGDGELPTHLTKGPHKIVVIPITGPHKVRLGLVTPAETRQLIRSAAAAAKRATTAVVFVYDDESEGLDRPSLSLATYQDELVSEVAKANPRTVVVLNTGSSVAMPWLGQVKSVLDMYYPGQQGGEATAALLFGDAAPGGRLTQTFPLSEKQTPVAGDPRRYPGVGKRVDYGEGIEVGYRWYDAHGVKPLFPFGFGLTYTSFAYGGLAVVPDGRGGADAWLTVRNTGSRTGDAVPQVYLGPSPRVTEPQAVRSLAGYQKVTLRPGELRRLRIHLDAARFRYWDTTSHSWAVGAGVRDIFAGPSSADLPLHGRLNVR
- a CDS encoding DUF1992 domain-containing protein, with product MARLTPSSYESLVDRQIREAAERGEFDDLPGAGKPLPDLDQRYDAMWWVKDKMRRERLSYLPPTLQLRKDVEDALDAAAKAASDQEARRILEAVNVKIREAIRRPPEGPPLDLAPIDIDRRLAELR
- a CDS encoding SAM-dependent methyltransferase; this translates as MADGAFRVDTGRPNNARTYDYLLGGKDNFDVDRQAVAALLSVAPQLGDVAKDLRRWSQRAVRFLTAECGITQFLDCGSGLPTMQNTHQVAQVINPDARVVYVDNDPAVVVHSRVLLQGENNTRFVEGDLRRPDELLDDPAIRGFLELDQPIALIQVATIDYVETFVDKKAIMAGYVDRLASGSYVAMTHVFDPDDGSELSGLAKRIDAVMPPGALRLHPGDEAEIRTLFAGLELADPGLVPPYRWWPQGPTVQPVDPLYELVLSGVGRKA
- a CDS encoding SDR family NAD(P)-dependent oxidoreductase; translated protein: MFDLTGKVAVVTGSSRGLGKAMAAALVAHGASVVVSGISKQEAVEAATEIGGSTAAVWHDSRDRRSCQSLIDFAVDRFGRLDVLVNNAGVDVIKPAEAYDGTEWDEIIAINLGGYFHTAQSAARQLMAQGSGGSIVMTSSIAGAVGIPGLAPYAASKGGVDQLVRTMAVEWAAYGIRVNAIAPGYFDNIMENAAGTHADPAKQAQIEAFTPMGRRGRPAELGGPVVFLASEASSYVTGHVLYVDGGYTAN
- a CDS encoding GntR family transcriptional regulator, which translates into the protein MAPTDRLAEGIYQRVREDILRGHYRPNQRLVEVDIAAELAASRTPVREALHRLGSEGLIVRHQRAWLVREFSKVEIQQIYEIRLALEAYATRLTAERASDADLDGIGALIDDQLHAQAAAAASRQLLVSVNDRFHGTIVAACGNPRLIETIRHNQTFYFNQRIAGLYSDDQAADSLDEHVVIAAAVRRRAGEKAEALVRQHVAHALEIIMDRLT
- a CDS encoding S1 family peptidase; translated protein: MQLRNRGAIVAAVALAAGALVGAAGAPAAASVPLTTQAQLAQGAAADRVSDSLGSKSAGYYLDSTGRAVVGVVDSASASKVRAAGLSAKQVKYTYSALLSTKTTLDQLRNVPQTAWGIDPSQNKVVVKILSAATPAVAKKVTDAAAKLGDRVTVVHQQGRNELYIRGGDAIQNGSARCSLGFNVTRNGEPFMLTAGHCTNLGGTWSGGDVSGGQVVESDCPGADSGLITRPNGTGPGEVNDGTQITSAANPTVGQSMKKSGSTTGITEGNITSVDESVNFDVGVLEHMTGAQLHSDHGDSGGTGYSGSAGQGTLSGGDTVTTYFYPLNRELQAYGLQLA